Within Egicoccus sp. AB-alg2, the genomic segment CTTCCACCAGGGTGGGTACTGGTCGGCCTACTGGTACAACGGCGCGATCTACGGCAACGAGATCTTCCTCGGTTTCGACTCGTTCGGCCTGACGCCGAGTGAGCACCTGAACGAGGTAGAGATCGCCGCCGCCGTGTCGGCCGAGCTGTCGGAGCACAACGCCCAGGCGCAGGTCGAGTACACCTGGCCGGCGTCGTTCACGACCGTTCGTGCCTGGCACTCGGCCGCGCAGCGACAGGACGTGCTTGCAGCCGAGATCGACGCCAACGTCGCGAAGTTCGTCGATCGTGCCGAGGCGGCGACGCAGGCGAACAACGCCGCGCAGCGTCGCAACGCCGCCGCGCAGCTGCGCGCCGTGTCGAACCAGTTGGGCGACAGCAGCGTCGAGCAGGGCCTGCGCGACGCACTGCGGGAACTGGCGGACACGCTCTGACCGGACACCGCAGCGGATGACCGCGAGGGGGCGCCGACTCGGCGCCCCCTCGCCGCGTTCACCGGCCCGGGAGCGGACGACCGCCCGCTCCAGCGGACAGCCGCGGATCGGTCAGAAGACGACCAGGTCGTCGCGGTGGATGACCTCGCGCGCGAAGCCGGACCCGAAGGTCTCGGCCGCGTCGGCCGTCGAACGCCCGGCGATGCGTTGCAGGTCGCCGGCCGAGTAGTTGGTCAGACCGCGGGCGACGGCACGACCGTCCGCGTCGACCACCTCGACGGCGTCGCCGGCAGCGAACTCCCCCACCGTGCCGACGACCCCGACGGACAGCAGGGAGGCGCCGCCGACGCGCAGCGCGTGAACGGCGCCTTCGTTGACCTGCACCTGCCCGTGGGTGCGCAGCGCGAAGCCGATCCAGAGCCGTCGCGCCTCCAGACGCTGGGGCTGGGCGACGAACCAGGTCCCCACGTGCTCGCCGGCGAGCACGTCGCCCAGCACGTCGGGGCGGCGGGCGTTGGCGACCACGGCGTGGGCCGCCGAGCGCACCGCCACCCGCGCGGAGCCGACCTTGGTACGCATCCCGCCCGAGCCGACGTACGAGCCGACGCCGCCGATGGAGGCCTCGTCCAGCGCGTCGACATCGTCGACGCGGTCGACCAGTGCGGCTTCTGGCGACGTGCGCGGATCGCCGTCGTAGAGCCCGTCGACGTCGCTGAGCAGCACGAGCAGCTGCGCGTCGAGCATGGAGGCGACCAG encodes:
- the proB gene encoding glutamate 5-kinase, whose amino-acid sequence is MTPARGGGPRFARPDLAVVKVGSSSLRGEDGQLDRAQVAAVAEQLVAAQDAGTRLVLVSSGAVAAGMGLIGLERRPVDLPTLQACAALGQGVLIHEYQRVLSRHGRAAAQILLSQDDFVRRGHYLNARTTLRRLLELGTLPVINENDAVATEELSYGDNDYLAALVASMLDAQLLVLLSDVDGLYDGDPRTSPEAALVDRVDDVDALDEASIGGVGSYVGSGGMRTKVGSARVAVRSAAHAVVANARRPDVLGDVLAGEHVGTWFVAQPQRLEARRLWIGFALRTHGQVQVNEGAVHALRVGGASLLSVGVVGTVGEFAAGDAVEVVDADGRAVARGLTNYSAGDLQRIAGRSTADAAETFGSGFAREVIHRDDLVVF